The Bubalus bubalis isolate 160015118507 breed Murrah chromosome 18, NDDB_SH_1, whole genome shotgun sequence genome contains a region encoding:
- the PTH2 gene encoding tuberoinfundibular peptide of 39 residues, with amino-acid sequence METRQVPRSPRVRLLLLLLLLVSWGHRTASGVALPPAGVFRLRTPGEARAGPATPQSRRSLALADDAAFRERARLLAALERRHWLNSYMHKLLVLDAP; translated from the exons ATGGAGACCCGCCAGGTACCCAGGAGCCCCCGggtgcggctgctgctgctgctcctgcttctTGTGTCCTGGGGCCACCGCACGGCCTCAGGAGTCGCCCTACCTCCTGCGGGGGTCTTCAG ACTCCGCACCCCCGGCGAGGCTCGGGCGGGTCCGGCCACCCCCCAGTCACGGCGGAGCCTGGCGCTGGCGGACGACGCGGCCTTCCGGGAGCGCGCGCGGCTGCTGGCCGCCCTCGAGCGCCGCCACTGGCTGAACTCGTACATGCACAAGCTGCTGGTGCTGGACGCGCCCTGA